In Streptomyces sp. NBC_01381, a genomic segment contains:
- a CDS encoding M4 family metallopeptidase, which yields MVVIGVQSTTAATAAGDQDSAGAGTLRLSAAQRADAIKSAQADASSAAEAIGLGGKEKLVVRDVVKDTDGTVHTRYERTYDGLPVLGGDLVAHTAKSGKLKSVDKARGGRISVASTDADVSSADAKKSAVAAADSKKASAKNVRKVIWAGDKGSSPVLAYETVVTGVQHDGTPSELHVVTDARTGKQLFSHEAIENGTGTGQYSGSVAVGSTASASGGYDLTDGARGGHKTYDLNGGTSGTGTLFHDADDKWGDGTPQNRQTAAVDAAYGAAQTWDFYKSEFNRNGIAGDGKAAYSRVHYGNAYVNAFWSDACFCMTYGDGAGNLKPLTSLDVAGHEMSHGLTASTAKLNYSRESGGLNEATSDILGTSVEFYSNNPSDVGDYLIGEKIDIRGNGTPLRYMDKPSKDGNSADFWSKNVGRLDVHYSSGVANHFFYLLSEGSGAKTINGVSYDSATADGSSLTGIGRTKAYQIWYKALSVYMTSTTNYAGARTATLKAAADLYGAGSAEEKAVAAAWTGVNVK from the coding sequence ATGGTCGTCATCGGCGTCCAGAGCACCACCGCCGCCACCGCGGCCGGTGACCAGGACTCCGCCGGCGCGGGCACCCTGCGCCTGAGCGCCGCGCAGCGCGCCGATGCCATCAAGTCGGCCCAGGCGGACGCCTCTTCGGCCGCCGAGGCGATCGGACTCGGCGGCAAGGAGAAGCTCGTCGTCCGCGATGTCGTCAAGGACACCGACGGCACCGTCCACACCCGCTACGAGCGCACCTACGACGGCCTGCCCGTGCTCGGCGGCGACCTCGTCGCCCACACCGCCAAGAGCGGCAAGCTGAAAAGCGTCGACAAGGCCCGCGGCGGACGGATATCCGTGGCGTCGACGGACGCCGATGTGTCGAGCGCCGACGCCAAGAAGTCCGCCGTCGCCGCGGCCGACTCCAAGAAGGCAAGCGCCAAGAACGTACGCAAGGTCATCTGGGCCGGGGACAAGGGCAGTTCGCCCGTCCTCGCGTACGAGACCGTCGTGACGGGCGTACAGCACGACGGCACCCCCAGCGAGCTGCACGTCGTCACCGATGCCCGCACCGGCAAGCAGCTCTTCAGCCACGAGGCCATCGAGAACGGCACCGGCACTGGCCAGTACAGCGGCTCCGTCGCCGTCGGCTCGACCGCCTCCGCGTCCGGCGGCTACGACCTCACCGACGGCGCCCGCGGCGGCCACAAGACGTACGACCTGAACGGCGGCACGTCGGGCACCGGAACCCTCTTCCACGACGCCGACGACAAGTGGGGCGACGGGACGCCGCAGAACCGGCAGACCGCCGCCGTCGACGCCGCGTACGGAGCCGCGCAGACCTGGGACTTCTACAAGTCCGAGTTCAACAGGAACGGCATCGCCGGCGACGGCAAGGCCGCCTACTCCCGCGTCCACTACGGCAACGCGTACGTCAACGCCTTCTGGTCCGACGCCTGCTTCTGCATGACGTACGGCGACGGAGCGGGCAACCTCAAGCCGCTGACCTCGCTCGACGTGGCCGGCCACGAGATGAGCCACGGGCTCACCGCGTCCACCGCGAAGCTCAACTACAGCCGCGAGTCGGGCGGGTTGAACGAGGCGACCAGCGACATCCTCGGCACGTCCGTCGAGTTCTACTCCAACAACCCGAGCGACGTCGGCGACTACCTCATCGGCGAGAAGATCGACATCCGCGGCAACGGCACCCCGCTGCGCTACATGGACAAGCCCAGCAAGGACGGCAACTCCGCCGACTTCTGGTCCAAGAACGTCGGCCGCCTCGACGTGCACTACTCGTCCGGCGTCGCCAACCACTTCTTCTACCTGCTGAGCGAGGGCAGCGGCGCGAAGACCATCAACGGCGTCTCCTACGACTCCGCCACGGCGGACGGCAGTTCGCTCACCGGCATCGGGCGGACCAAGGCCTACCAGATCTGGTACAAGGCGCTGTCCGTCTACATGACGTCGACGACCAACTACGCGGGCGCCCGCACCGCCACGCTCAAGGCGGCCGCCGACCTGTACGGCGCGGGCAGCGCCGAGGAGAAGGCGGTCGCGGCCGCCTGGACCGGGGTGAACGTCAAGTAG
- a CDS encoding N-acetyltransferase, producing MILEPLTPSDSGALPGELLTELTAVYASNRAFHALSGDFPDPDDIRPEQVAAALADELAVPGAEVLLARSEGRVVGVGITLDRHPDPADPDPWIGLLMVDVRQQRKGYGREFVGMIEERFREEGREGVRLAVLEGNDAGFAFWGSLGYEVVDRRKDRGAERPCAVFRKPLTRQESPTQDQQPYA from the coding sequence ATGATTCTCGAACCGCTCACCCCGTCGGACAGCGGCGCCCTGCCCGGCGAACTGCTCACCGAGCTCACCGCCGTGTACGCCTCCAACCGCGCCTTCCATGCGCTCTCCGGCGACTTCCCCGACCCGGACGACATCCGTCCCGAGCAGGTCGCCGCCGCGCTGGCGGACGAGTTGGCCGTGCCGGGGGCCGAGGTGCTGCTGGCCCGTTCCGAGGGGCGGGTCGTCGGGGTCGGGATCACGCTGGACCGGCATCCCGATCCCGCCGACCCCGATCCGTGGATCGGGCTGCTGATGGTGGACGTGCGGCAGCAACGCAAGGGGTACGGGAGGGAGTTCGTGGGCATGATCGAGGAGCGGTTCCGGGAGGAGGGGCGCGAGGGGGTGCGTCTCGCCGTCCTTGAGGGCAATGACGCGGGGTTCGCCTTCTGGGGCTCGCTCGGGTACGAGGTCGTCGATCGCAGGAAGGATCGCGGCGCGGAACGTCCTTGCGCCGTGTTCCGCAAGCCACTCACCCGGCAAGAGTCGCCGACCCAGGATCAACAACCGTACGCATAG
- a CDS encoding phosphoenolpyruvate hydrolase family protein, protein MTQITRKEALARLNSQVAAGNPVIGAGAGTGLSAKCAEEGGVDLLIIYNSGRYRMAGRGSLAGLLPYGDANAIVVDMAREVLPVVKDTPVLAGVCGTDPFRDMGRFLDELKAMGFAGVQNFPTVGLYDGTFRTNLEETGMGYALEVDMVREAHARDLLTAPYVFDPAQAADMTRAGADVLVPHVGLTTKGSIGAGTALTLDQAAAAVQKMHDAAKDVNPDILVLCHGGPIAEPEDAAYVLSRTTGIVGFFGASSIERLPTERAIVEQTRAFKALTSTP, encoded by the coding sequence ATGACACAGATCACCCGCAAGGAAGCACTGGCGCGCCTCAACTCCCAGGTGGCGGCAGGCAATCCGGTGATCGGCGCGGGAGCCGGCACCGGCCTCTCCGCCAAGTGTGCGGAGGAGGGCGGCGTCGACCTCCTGATCATCTACAACTCGGGCCGCTACCGCATGGCGGGCCGCGGCTCGCTCGCCGGCCTTCTCCCGTACGGGGACGCGAACGCGATCGTGGTCGACATGGCCAGGGAGGTACTCCCCGTGGTGAAGGACACTCCAGTCCTTGCCGGGGTGTGCGGCACGGACCCGTTCCGGGACATGGGCCGCTTCCTGGACGAGCTGAAGGCGATGGGCTTCGCGGGCGTCCAGAACTTCCCGACGGTCGGCCTCTACGACGGCACGTTCCGCACCAACCTCGAGGAGACGGGCATGGGTTACGCCCTGGAGGTCGACATGGTCCGCGAGGCCCACGCCCGTGACCTCCTGACGGCCCCCTACGTCTTCGACCCGGCCCAGGCGGCGGACATGACCCGCGCGGGCGCGGACGTCCTCGTCCCGCACGTGGGCCTGACCACGAAGGGCTCGATCGGCGCGGGCACGGCCCTGACCCTGGACCAGGCGGCCGCAGCGGTCCAGAAGATGCACGACGCGGCGAAGGACGTGAACCCCGACATCCTTGTCCTCTGCCACGGGGGCCCGATCGCGGAGCCGGAGGACGCGGCGTACGTCCTGTCCCGCACGACGGGAATCGTCGGCTTCTTCGGCGCGTCCTCCATCGAACGCCTCCCCACGGAGCGGGCGATCGTGGAGCAGACCCGGGCGTTCAAGGCGCTGACGTCCACGCCGTGA